The following are encoded together in the Variovorax sp. PBS-H4 genome:
- a CDS encoding DUF2069 domain-containing protein — translation MPSGPAPARRRTPAVAPVAPVPCPAVTAPAIPSSVSATRWLAVASLAGLIALGLAWELWLAPLRPGGSWLALKVLPLVVPLAGLLKNRMYTYRWVSLLVWLYFTEGVVRAWSDLDGTGRALALGEVVLCLALFGACAWHVRLRLRLARARALEGVAP, via the coding sequence ATGCCATCGGGTCCCGCGCCAGCCCGGCGCCGCACGCCCGCCGTTGCCCCCGTAGCACCCGTTCCCTGCCCCGCCGTGACCGCACCCGCCATCCCCTCCTCCGTCTCCGCCACGCGCTGGCTCGCCGTCGCCAGCCTGGCCGGGCTGATCGCGCTCGGGCTGGCCTGGGAGCTGTGGCTGGCGCCGCTGCGGCCGGGCGGCTCCTGGCTCGCGCTGAAGGTCCTGCCGCTGGTCGTGCCGCTCGCCGGCCTGCTGAAGAACCGGATGTACACCTACCGCTGGGTCAGCCTGCTGGTCTGGCTCTATTTCACCGAGGGCGTGGTGCGTGCGTGGAGCGACCTCGACGGCACCGGCCGCGCGCTGGCGCTGGGCGAGGTCGTGCTGTGCCTGGCGCTGTTCGGAGCCTGTGCGTGGCACGTGCGCCTGCGGCTGCGTCTCGCGCGGGCCCGCGCGCTGGAAGGCGTTGCGCCATGA
- a CDS encoding thioredoxin family protein — MNASATPETLRAAGDTLWVVCLCAEWCGACREYRPLFEQVARAHPRFRFAWVDIEDHAELADDFDVETFPTLLVADGSGTRFLGPVLPHAETLARMLGALQPAQAPSPEVQTLLGALAREPGTFEVA; from the coding sequence TTGAACGCTTCCGCCACACCCGAGACCCTGCGAGCCGCCGGCGACACCCTTTGGGTCGTCTGCCTCTGTGCCGAATGGTGCGGCGCCTGCCGCGAGTACCGGCCCCTGTTCGAGCAGGTGGCACGCGCCCATCCGCGGTTCCGCTTCGCCTGGGTCGACATCGAAGACCATGCCGAGCTGGCCGACGACTTCGACGTCGAGACCTTTCCCACCTTGCTGGTCGCCGACGGGTCCGGCACCCGCTTCCTCGGGCCCGTGCTGCCGCATGCCGAGACGTTGGCGCGCATGCTCGGCGCCCTGCAGCCGGCGCAGGCGCCGAGTCCCGAGGTCCAGACCCTGCTCGGTGCTCTGGCGCGCGAGCCGGGCACCTTCGAAGTCGCCTAG
- a CDS encoding NAD-dependent epimerase/dehydratase family protein, which produces MNVLLFGATGMVGQGVLRECLLDPDVRRVLSVGRRTTGVQHPKLHELVVPDLLDYGAVREQLAGFDACFFCLGVSSVSMSEDEYRRVTFDITLAAAKMLVGLNPQMSFVYVSGAGTDSTERGPRMWARVKGETENALMRLPFKAAYMFRPGFIQPLHGVRSKTAVYRWIYLLLGPVFSLLRRLIPNHVTTSEQVGRAMLAVAKGGARTPLVEMPDINALR; this is translated from the coding sequence ATGAATGTCCTGCTCTTCGGCGCGACCGGCATGGTGGGCCAGGGCGTACTTCGCGAATGCCTGCTCGACCCCGACGTGCGCCGGGTACTCAGCGTCGGGCGGCGCACCACGGGCGTGCAGCACCCGAAGCTGCACGAGCTGGTGGTGCCCGACCTGCTGGACTACGGCGCGGTCCGGGAGCAGCTCGCCGGCTTCGACGCCTGCTTCTTCTGCCTGGGCGTCTCCTCGGTCAGCATGAGCGAGGATGAATACCGCCGCGTCACCTTCGACATCACGCTGGCCGCGGCGAAGATGCTGGTGGGCCTCAATCCGCAGATGAGCTTCGTCTACGTGTCCGGCGCCGGCACGGACAGTACCGAGCGCGGGCCCCGCATGTGGGCGCGCGTCAAGGGCGAGACCGAGAACGCGTTGATGCGCCTGCCCTTCAAGGCGGCCTACATGTTCCGTCCCGGCTTCATCCAGCCGCTGCACGGCGTACGCTCCAAGACGGCGGTCTACCGCTGGATCTACCTGCTGCTCGGCCCCGTGTTCAGCCTGCTGCGGCGGCTGATCCCGAACCACGTGACGACCAGCGAGCAGGTCGGGCGCGCCATGCTGGCCGTTGCCAAGGGGGGCGCGCGGACGCCGCTGGTGGAAATGCCCGACATCAACGCGCTGCGTTGA
- a CDS encoding FAD-binding oxidoreductase yields the protein MSDLLIDTLRAVVGAANVLTDGDLGAWEQDWRKRSRGKALAVVRPGSTQQVAEVVKACAATGRAIVPQGGNTGLAVGSIPDESGTQVVLSLQRMNAIRGIDAANLTMTVDAGCVLQTLQETAEKAGFLFPLSLAAEGSCTIGGNLATNAGGTQVLRYGNARELCLGLEVVTPQGEVWEGTSGLRKDNTGYDLRDLMIGSEGTLGIITAATLKLYPLPAARLTAWAAVPTLEHAVELLGLAHKRLGAGLTGFEVMGRFALSLVAKHFPALRVPFLEDDGVPYCVLLENSDNESEDHARARFEALLETAFEAGCVSDAVVAENLTQAHQLWHVRESIPLAQAEEGLNIKHDISIPVSRIPAFVEETDALLEDALPGVRLVNFGHLGDGNLHYNVQAPAGAHNGDFLRDHEARINALVYEAVRRFEGSFSAEHGVGSLKVETLEKHKSPVALEMMRAIKRGLDPQNLLNPGRVIRI from the coding sequence ATGAGCGATCTACTCATCGACACACTGCGCGCCGTGGTCGGCGCCGCCAACGTCCTGACCGACGGCGACCTCGGCGCCTGGGAACAGGACTGGCGCAAGCGCTCCCGCGGCAAGGCGCTGGCCGTGGTGCGGCCCGGCAGCACCCAGCAGGTGGCGGAGGTGGTAAAGGCCTGCGCCGCCACGGGCCGGGCGATCGTGCCGCAGGGCGGCAACACCGGCCTCGCGGTCGGCTCGATTCCGGACGAGAGCGGCACCCAGGTCGTGCTGAGCCTGCAGCGCATGAACGCCATTCGCGGCATCGATGCTGCCAACCTCACGATGACGGTGGACGCCGGCTGCGTGCTGCAGACCTTGCAGGAGACGGCCGAGAAGGCGGGCTTCCTGTTCCCGCTGAGCCTGGCGGCCGAGGGCAGCTGCACCATCGGCGGCAACCTCGCGACCAATGCCGGCGGGACGCAGGTGCTGCGCTACGGCAACGCGCGCGAGCTGTGCCTGGGCCTGGAAGTGGTAACGCCGCAGGGCGAGGTCTGGGAAGGCACCAGCGGCCTGCGCAAGGACAACACCGGCTACGACCTGCGCGACCTGATGATCGGCAGCGAAGGCACGCTGGGCATCATCACCGCCGCCACCCTGAAGCTCTATCCGCTGCCGGCCGCGCGGCTGACCGCCTGGGCGGCCGTGCCCACGCTGGAGCACGCCGTCGAGCTGCTGGGCCTGGCCCACAAGCGCCTGGGCGCGGGCCTCACCGGCTTCGAGGTGATGGGCCGCTTTGCCCTCAGTCTGGTGGCCAAGCACTTTCCCGCCCTGCGCGTGCCCTTCCTCGAGGACGACGGCGTGCCCTACTGCGTGCTGCTCGAGAACTCGGACAACGAGTCGGAAGACCATGCCCGCGCCCGCTTCGAGGCCCTGCTAGAAACCGCCTTCGAGGCGGGATGCGTCAGCGACGCGGTGGTCGCCGAGAACCTGACGCAGGCGCACCAGCTCTGGCACGTGCGCGAGAGCATCCCGCTGGCGCAGGCCGAGGAAGGGCTCAACATCAAGCACGACATCTCGATACCGGTCTCGCGCATCCCTGCCTTCGTGGAAGAGACGGATGCATTGCTCGAAGACGCGCTGCCCGGTGTGCGGCTGGTGAACTTCGGCCACCTCGGGGATGGCAACCTGCACTACAACGTGCAGGCGCCGGCGGGTGCCCACAACGGCGACTTCCTGCGCGACCATGAGGCTCGCATCAACGCACTGGTCTACGAGGCCGTCCGCCGGTTCGAGGGTTCCTTCTCGGCCGAGCACGGCGTCGGCTCGCTCAAGGTCGAGACGCTCGAGAAGCACAAGTCGCCGGTGGCGCTCGAGATGATGCGCGCCATCAAGCGCGGGCTGGACCCGCAGAACCTGCTGAATCCGGGGCGGGTGATTCGGATCTAA
- a CDS encoding aromatic-ring-hydroxylating dioxygenase subunit beta, whose translation MTMTLRFEDYFALNQLYADYARAVDSGNWDLWPAFFIEECSYRLQPRENHERGLPLATLSFESRGMLEDRVYGIRETLFHDPYYQRHVVGQPLVHQVDADGTIHSEANYAVFRTKLSELSTVFNVGRYIDTVVRRPEGLKFASRLVVYDSEMIPNSIIYPI comes from the coding sequence GCTTCGAGGACTACTTCGCGCTCAATCAGCTCTACGCCGACTATGCGCGCGCCGTCGATTCCGGCAACTGGGACCTTTGGCCGGCCTTCTTCATCGAAGAATGCAGCTACCGCCTGCAGCCGCGCGAGAACCACGAGCGCGGCCTGCCGCTGGCCACCCTGTCCTTCGAGAGCCGGGGCATGCTGGAGGACCGGGTCTACGGCATTCGCGAGACGCTGTTCCACGACCCCTATTACCAGCGCCACGTGGTCGGCCAGCCGCTCGTGCACCAGGTCGACGCCGACGGCACCATCCACAGCGAGGCCAACTACGCGGTGTTCCGCACCAAGCTGAGCGAGCTGTCGACGGTGTTCAACGTGGGCCGCTACATCGACACCGTGGTGAGGCGGCCGGAGGGGCTGAAGTTCGCGTCGCGGCTGGTGGTGTACGACAGCGAAATGATCCCGAACTCCATCATCTATCCGATCTGA
- a CDS encoding dihydrofolate reductase encodes MATRINLILARAANGVIGHEGSMPWHLPEDMAHFKKQTAGAPVIMGRRTWDSVPPRFRPLSGRRNIVITRQPDWQAEGAERAASLQEALTRCEATQEPEVWVIGGAQIYAEAEPLAHRALVTEIGRDFEGDAWAPRFDVSWRETARESHVSSNGLPYSFITLERPE; translated from the coding sequence ATGGCCACTCGCATCAACCTCATCCTCGCCCGTGCAGCCAACGGTGTGATCGGTCACGAAGGTTCCATGCCCTGGCACCTGCCCGAGGACATGGCCCACTTCAAGAAGCAGACCGCAGGCGCGCCGGTGATCATGGGCCGCAGGACCTGGGACTCGGTGCCGCCGCGCTTTCGTCCGCTCTCGGGACGGCGCAACATCGTGATCACCCGGCAGCCGGATTGGCAAGCCGAGGGCGCCGAACGTGCCGCCAGCCTGCAAGAGGCCCTGACCCGCTGCGAGGCGACGCAAGAGCCGGAAGTGTGGGTGATCGGCGGCGCGCAGATCTACGCCGAAGCGGAGCCGCTCGCGCACCGTGCCCTGGTGACCGAGATCGGGCGCGACTTCGAGGGCGACGCCTGGGCGCCGCGCTTCGACGTTTCGTGGCGCGAGACGGCGCGCGAGTCGCATGTCTCGTCGAACGGGCTGCCGTACAGCTTCATCACGCTCGAACGGCCCGAGTAG
- a CDS encoding non-heme iron oxygenase ferredoxin subunit, whose product MSNITDWIDAAAVEELPADDVMGVEVQGLDIALYSVDGEIFATSNTCTHGQARLCDGFLEGHEIECPLHQGKFDVRNGKALCAPVTEDLRCYPVKIEGGRVYLSLV is encoded by the coding sequence ATGAGCAACATCACCGACTGGATCGACGCCGCTGCCGTCGAAGAGCTCCCGGCGGACGACGTCATGGGCGTCGAGGTCCAGGGGCTGGACATCGCGCTCTACAGCGTCGATGGCGAGATCTTCGCCACCAGCAACACCTGCACCCACGGCCAGGCGCGGCTGTGCGACGGCTTTCTCGAAGGGCACGAGATCGAATGCCCGCTGCACCAGGGCAAATTCGACGTGCGCAACGGCAAGGCGCTGTGCGCACCGGTCACCGAGGATCTGCGCTGCTATCCGGTGAAGATCGAAGGCGGGCGGGTGTATCTGTCGCTGGTTTGA
- a CDS encoding O-acetylhomoserine aminocarboxypropyltransferase: MPGYSDPGFDTLALHAGAAPDAATGARAVPIHLSTSFVFESSDHAAALFNLERAGHVYSRISNPTNAVFEQRVAALEGGVGAIATASGQAALHLSIATLMGAGAHIVASTALYGGSQNLLHYTLRRFGIATTFVKPGDLDGWRAAIRPETRLLFGETVGNPGLDVLDIPAVSDIAHTAGVPLLVDSTLTSPYLIKPFDWGADLVYHSATKFLSGHGTVIGGVVVDGGSFDWERSGKFAELTQAYEGFHNMVFSEESTVGAFLLRARREGLRDFGASMSPHTAWLILQGIETLPLRMERHIDNTQKVVEFLASHPFVAHVGHPLLESHPSHALAGKLLRHGAKGAGAVFSFDLKGDRQQGKVFIETLKLFSHLANVGDCRSLVIHPASTTHFRMTDDALAAAGISQGTIRLSIGLEDPADLIDDLKRALKAAEKAGA; encoded by the coding sequence ATGCCCGGTTATTCCGATCCCGGCTTCGACACGCTCGCGCTGCACGCCGGTGCCGCGCCCGACGCGGCCACCGGCGCGCGCGCCGTGCCGATCCATCTCAGCACCTCCTTCGTGTTCGAATCGAGCGACCACGCGGCGGCGCTCTTCAACCTGGAGCGCGCCGGCCATGTGTACTCGCGCATCAGCAACCCCACCAATGCGGTGTTCGAGCAGCGCGTGGCTGCGCTGGAAGGCGGCGTCGGCGCCATCGCGACCGCCAGCGGGCAGGCTGCCCTGCACCTGTCGATCGCCACGCTGATGGGCGCGGGGGCGCACATCGTGGCCAGCACGGCGCTCTACGGCGGGTCGCAGAATCTTCTTCACTACACACTGCGGCGCTTCGGCATCGCGACGACCTTCGTCAAGCCGGGCGACCTCGACGGCTGGCGTGCCGCGATCCGGCCCGAGACGCGGCTCCTCTTCGGCGAGACCGTGGGCAACCCCGGCCTCGATGTGCTGGACATTCCGGCCGTCAGCGACATCGCGCACACGGCCGGGGTGCCGTTGCTGGTGGATTCCACGCTGACCTCGCCCTATCTGATCAAGCCCTTCGACTGGGGCGCCGACCTGGTCTACCACTCCGCCACCAAGTTCCTCTCGGGCCATGGCACGGTGATCGGCGGCGTGGTCGTCGACGGCGGCAGTTTCGACTGGGAACGCTCGGGCAAGTTCGCCGAGCTGACCCAGGCCTACGAAGGCTTCCACAACATGGTGTTCAGCGAGGAGAGCACGGTGGGCGCGTTCCTGCTGCGCGCGCGTCGCGAGGGGCTGCGCGACTTCGGCGCCTCGATGAGCCCGCACACCGCCTGGCTGATCCTGCAGGGCATCGAGACCCTGCCGCTGCGCATGGAGCGCCACATCGACAACACGCAGAAGGTGGTGGAGTTCCTGGCCTCGCACCCTTTCGTGGCGCATGTGGGGCATCCGCTGCTCGAATCCCATCCCAGCCATGCCCTGGCGGGCAAGCTGCTGCGCCACGGCGCCAAGGGTGCGGGTGCAGTCTTCAGCTTCGACCTCAAGGGCGACCGGCAACAGGGCAAGGTCTTCATCGAGACGCTCAAGCTCTTCAGCCATCTGGCCAACGTGGGCGACTGCCGCAGCCTGGTGATCCACCCCGCGAGCACCACGCACTTCCGCATGACGGACGACGCGCTCGCCGCTGCCGGCATCTCGCAGGGCACCATCCGGCTGTCGATCGGGCTGGAAGACCCGGCCGACCTGATCGACGACCTCAAGCGCGCGTTGAAGGCCGCCGAGAAAGCGGGCGCATGA
- a CDS encoding CBS domain-containing protein, whose translation MKVSDILRVKGNTLYTITPEEPLADAVSVMADKDIGSLVVMEHGDLVGMLTFREVIVAIVGNGGQVGGTLVRKAMDDHPVTCTLETDLDEIRRIMLERHARYMPVIDQRMLMGVISFYDVAKAVVDSQNFENKMLKAYIRDWPAEDESS comes from the coding sequence ATGAAAGTCAGCGACATCCTGCGCGTGAAGGGCAACACGCTCTACACCATCACGCCTGAAGAACCCCTGGCCGACGCCGTCTCCGTCATGGCGGACAAGGACATCGGCTCGCTGGTCGTCATGGAGCATGGCGATCTCGTGGGCATGCTGACTTTTCGCGAGGTCATCGTTGCCATCGTCGGCAATGGCGGACAGGTCGGTGGCACGCTGGTGCGAAAGGCCATGGACGACCACCCCGTCACCTGCACGCTGGAGACCGACCTGGACGAGATCCGCCGCATCATGCTCGAGCGCCACGCACGCTACATGCCCGTCATCGACCAGCGCATGCTGATGGGCGTGATCAGCTTCTATGACGTGGCCAAGGCTGTGGTGGACAGCCAGAACTTCGAAAACAAGATGCTCAAGGCCTACATCCGCGACTGGCCGGCGGAAGACGAGTCGTCCTGA
- a CDS encoding alpha/beta fold hydrolase, producing MDLIVNGHKTYCYTGGKAFDVAKPTAVFIHGVLNDHSVWILQSRWFAHHGWNVLALDLPGHCRSDGPPPASVEEAAAFVIALLDAAGVEKAALIGHSFGSLIALEVAARAPGRASHLALVGTAYPMKVSPALLEGALNEPLRAIDMVNSFSHSMLAPPPSTLGPGTWLYGGSRALMRRVLASNREANVFHIGFKACNEYAGGDASMAAVQCPILFVLGKSDQMTPPRATQALIAKAGGARVVHVAAGHQLMSEAPDEVLFALRDFLNAAR from the coding sequence ATGGACCTCATCGTCAACGGTCACAAGACCTACTGCTACACCGGCGGCAAGGCCTTCGATGTCGCGAAGCCGACCGCGGTTTTCATCCACGGGGTGCTGAACGACCACAGCGTGTGGATCCTGCAAAGCCGCTGGTTCGCGCACCATGGCTGGAACGTGCTGGCGCTCGACCTGCCGGGGCATTGCCGAAGCGATGGCCCACCGCCGGCGAGCGTGGAAGAGGCGGCGGCGTTCGTGATCGCGCTGCTGGATGCGGCCGGCGTCGAGAAAGCCGCGCTGATCGGCCACAGCTTCGGATCGCTGATTGCGCTCGAGGTCGCCGCCCGCGCACCGGGCCGCGCCTCACACCTGGCGCTGGTCGGCACCGCCTATCCGATGAAGGTCTCGCCGGCCCTGCTCGAAGGTGCGCTGAACGAGCCGCTGCGCGCAATCGACATGGTCAACAGCTTCTCGCATTCGATGCTGGCGCCGCCGCCCTCCACGCTGGGCCCGGGCACCTGGCTGTACGGCGGCTCGCGGGCATTGATGCGCCGCGTGCTGGCGAGCAACCGCGAGGCCAATGTGTTCCACATCGGCTTCAAGGCCTGCAACGAGTACGCGGGCGGCGACGCCTCGATGGCCGCGGTGCAGTGCCCCATCCTGTTCGTGCTCGGCAAGTCCGACCAGATGACGCCGCCGCGTGCCACGCAGGCGTTGATCGCCAAGGCCGGCGGCGCGCGCGTGGTGCACGTGGCTGCCGGTCACCAGCTGATGAGCGAGGCGCCGGACGAAGTGCTGTTCGCGCTGCGGGATTTCCTCAACGCAGCGCGTTGA
- a CDS encoding YihY family inner membrane protein gives MIAAMNRRQLWRDLSHFPWGNTAAVLGERFRKDRLSLTASSLTFTTTIAMVPFFTLALALFTVFPMFATMQVRVQRWLIESLIPDNIARQVLGYLNQFASKASGLGVAGLLVLLVTAIALILTIDKTLNSIWRVRTPRPFAQRVLVYWAAITLGPLVLALSLSTTAYVFSVSREWVGGRDMLKLAFDTFEFVLLAGGMASLYHYVPNTHVKWAHAWAGGFFVAAAIEIAKRVLAYYLSLVPTYSVLYGAFATVPILLVWIYVAWVIVLLGAVIAAYLPSLLSGVARRGGMPGWPLQLAVEALQQLALAKATPARGLGAAELVARMRVDALQLAPVLETLVALDWIGPLAEEPEDEDPRYVLLADPGRTSLEPLLVQLLVPRSPPLENLWQRGPLRTLLLQDVLPCR, from the coding sequence ATGATAGCCGCCATGAATCGCCGCCAACTCTGGAGGGATCTTTCGCATTTTCCCTGGGGCAACACGGCCGCGGTGCTGGGCGAGCGTTTCCGCAAGGACCGGCTGAGCCTGACTGCCAGCAGCCTGACCTTCACCACCACCATCGCGATGGTGCCCTTCTTCACCCTGGCGCTGGCGCTGTTCACGGTGTTCCCGATGTTCGCGACCATGCAGGTGCGGGTGCAGCGCTGGCTGATCGAGAGCCTGATCCCCGACAACATCGCGCGCCAGGTGCTGGGCTACCTCAACCAGTTCGCCAGCAAGGCCAGCGGACTGGGCGTCGCGGGCCTGCTGGTGCTGCTGGTCACGGCCATCGCGCTGATCCTCACCATCGACAAGACGCTCAACAGCATCTGGCGCGTGCGCACACCGCGGCCTTTCGCGCAGCGGGTGCTGGTCTATTGGGCGGCCATCACGCTCGGGCCGCTGGTGCTGGCGCTGAGCCTGAGCACCACGGCCTACGTCTTTTCGGTCTCGCGCGAGTGGGTCGGCGGGCGCGACATGCTCAAGCTGGCGTTCGACACCTTCGAATTCGTGCTGCTGGCGGGCGGGATGGCCTCGCTTTACCACTACGTGCCCAACACGCACGTCAAGTGGGCCCATGCGTGGGCCGGCGGCTTCTTCGTGGCCGCCGCCATCGAGATCGCCAAGCGGGTGCTCGCCTATTACCTGAGCCTGGTGCCCACCTACTCGGTGCTCTACGGCGCCTTCGCGACCGTGCCGATCCTGCTGGTGTGGATCTATGTCGCCTGGGTCATCGTGCTGCTGGGTGCGGTGATCGCGGCCTACCTGCCCAGCCTGCTGAGCGGCGTGGCGCGGCGCGGCGGCATGCCCGGCTGGCCCTTGCAGCTGGCGGTGGAGGCGCTGCAGCAGCTCGCGCTGGCGAAGGCCACGCCCGCCAGGGGCCTGGGTGCGGCCGAGCTGGTGGCGCGGATGCGGGTCGATGCGCTGCAGCTGGCGCCGGTGCTGGAGACGCTGGTCGCGCTCGACTGGATCGGGCCGCTGGCCGAAGAGCCGGAGGACGAGGATCCACGCTACGTGCTGCTGGCCGACCCCGGCCGCACCTCGCTCGAGCCGCTGCTCGTGCAATTGCTGGTGCCGCGGTCGCCGCCTCTCGAAAACCTGTGGCAGCGAGGCCCCTTGCGCACGCTGCTGCTGCAGGATGTGCTGCCTTGCCGATAA
- a CDS encoding thymidylate synthase has product MTPRPTRSQYEDFMRHVDTHGVHKSDRTGTGTKSVFGYQMRFDLAEGFPLVTTKKVHLRSIIQELLWFLTGSSNNNWLKERGVTIWDEWAREDGDLGPVYGVQWRSWPTPDGGHVDQIQQVIDTLRNNPDSRRIIVSAWNVADLSKMALMPCHAFFQFYVAPPQAPGERGKLSCQLYQRSADIFLGVPFNIASYALLTHMVAQQCDLDVGDFIWTGGDCHIYSNHAEQVALQLSRTPYPYPTLVIKRKPASIFDYAYEDFEVVDYRHHDAIKAPVAV; this is encoded by the coding sequence ATGACCCCACGCCCCACCCGCTCCCAATACGAAGACTTCATGCGCCACGTCGACACCCACGGCGTGCACAAGAGCGACCGCACCGGCACCGGCACCAAGAGCGTGTTCGGCTACCAGATGCGCTTCGACCTGGCCGAAGGCTTCCCGCTGGTCACCACCAAGAAGGTGCACCTCCGGTCCATCATCCAGGAGCTGCTGTGGTTCCTGACCGGCTCGAGCAACAACAACTGGCTCAAGGAGCGCGGCGTCACCATCTGGGACGAATGGGCGCGCGAGGACGGCGACCTGGGCCCGGTCTACGGCGTGCAGTGGCGCAGCTGGCCGACGCCGGACGGCGGCCATGTCGATCAGATCCAGCAGGTCATCGACACGCTCAGGAACAACCCCGACTCGCGCCGCATCATCGTCAGCGCGTGGAACGTCGCCGACCTGTCGAAGATGGCGCTGATGCCCTGCCATGCCTTCTTCCAGTTCTACGTGGCCCCGCCGCAAGCGCCGGGCGAGCGTGGCAAGCTGAGCTGCCAGCTCTACCAGCGCAGCGCCGACATCTTCCTGGGCGTGCCCTTCAACATCGCGAGCTACGCACTGCTCACCCACATGGTTGCGCAGCAGTGCGACCTGGATGTGGGGGACTTCATCTGGACCGGTGGCGACTGCCACATCTACAGCAACCATGCCGAGCAGGTGGCGCTGCAGCTCAGCCGCACGCCCTACCCCTACCCGACGCTCGTCATCAAGCGCAAGCCCGCTTCGATCTTCGACTACGCGTACGAGGATTTCGAAGTGGTGGACTACCGGCACCACGACGCCATCAAGGCGCCCGTCGCCGTCTAG